The following coding sequences lie in one Oncorhynchus nerka isolate Pitt River linkage group LG14, Oner_Uvic_2.0, whole genome shotgun sequence genomic window:
- the LOC115141634 gene encoding numb-like protein isoform X1 produces MSLSAEMGEAIELSNREPQTPEMNKLRQSLRRKKPTYVPEASRPHQWQADEEAVRKGKCNFPVRYLGLVEVEESRGMHVCEEAVKKLKISGKKTVKAVLWVSADGLRVVDDKTKDLIVDQTIEKVSFCAPDRNYDKAFSYICRDGTTRRWICHCFMALKDSGERMSHAVGCAFAACLERKQRREKECGVTASFDASRTSFVREGSFRVTSSSQQGGEREDIMKQLQDKKKEPPCTIPAIPPGTSSPPEGEASPVGQGVEHAIPRRHAPIEQLVRQGSFRGFPALSGKNSPFKRQLSLRLNDLPSNLQRKTADFQSKNPVPEMDLSVCGEADNSINALCSQINHSFTRPSEELFSNPTPNGLPGCTVPPAIPPPPAPLQATSSWVQAEPPVQSPVHSGHRRTPSEAERWLEEVAQAVKAQQQTPNLPPPPIQPTPAIPGPPMSNAAMSVPPMSNPLMPGPPMSNPLMPGPPMSNPLMPGPPMSNPLMPGPPMSGVPITGASMPGTTMPGVPGSLPTSMQPFPLAFDATPAPVSLYNQPPLQPAFVPMQAYMPALANSMVYSNASVPVVGITPSQMVANVFCTAGGSTGGPSMGMCTGPKMGTLTGGHRHSFSGQPGGFPMPPFGAHPTVNGLPHNIPTSPATIMQNGTSSNSSSWPPEGAQQANPPPANAQEVDRFEAKWAALETKLQPKAAPNPFSNDLQKTFEIEL; encoded by the exons gaggtggaggaatcCAGAGGGATGCATGTGTGCGAGGAGGCTGTGAAAAAGCTCAAAATT aGTGGGAAGAAGACAGTGAAAGCAGTTCTGTGGGTGTCCGCAGATGGTCTCAGAGTGGTGGATGACAAAACCAAG GACCTCATCGTAGACCAGACCATTGAGAAGGTGTCCTTCTGCGCGCCCGACCGCAATTATGACAAGGCTTTCTCCTACATCTGCCGTGACGGCACCACGCGCCGCTGGATCTGCCACTGCTTCATGGCCCTGAAGGACtcg GGCGAGCGTATGAGCCACGCCGTGGGCTGTGCCTTCGCCGCCTGTCTGGAGAGGAAGCAGCGGCGCGAGAAGGAGTGCGGCGTCACAGCCTCGTTCGACGCCAGCCGCACCTCCTTCGTGCGCGAGGGCTCGTTCCGCGTGACGTCGTCCAGCCAGCAGGGTGGCGAGCGCGAGGACATCATGAAGCAGCTGCAGGACAAGAAGAAAG AGCCCCCGTGTACCATCCCAGCCATCCCCCCTGGCACCTCCTCACCCCCTGAGGGCGAGGCCTCGCCCGTGGGGCAGGGGGTGGAGCACGCAATCCCGCGGCGCCACGCGCCCATTGAGCAGCTGGTGCGGCAGGGCTCCTTCCGGGGCTTCCCGGCCCTCAGCGGGAAGAACTCGCCGTTCAAGAGGCAGCTCTCGCTGCGCCTCAACGACCTGCCTTCCAACCTGCAGCGCAAGACCGCCGACTTCCAGAGCAAGAACCCAG TCCCAGAGAtggatctgtctgtgtgtggcgAGGCAGACAACAGCATCAACGCTCTGTGCAGCCAGATCAACCATTCCTTCACCAGGCCCTCTGAGGAACTCTTCTCCAACCCCACCCCCAACGGCCTGCCAGGCTGCACTGTGCCCCCAGCCATCCCCCCTCCACCCGCCCCCCTGCAAG CCACGTCCTCCTGGGTGCAGGCGGAGCCCCCGGTCCAGTCCCCTGTCCACAGTGGACACAGGAGGACGCCCTCCGAGGCTGAGCGCTGGCTGGAGGAGGTGGCCCAGGCCGTCAAGGCCCAGCAACAGACCCCCAACCTTCCCCCGCCACCCATCCAGCCCACCCCTGCCATTCCAGGGCCACCCATGTCAAACGCAGCTATGTCTGTGCCACCTATGTCTAACCCACTTATGCCTGGCCCACCTATGTCTAACCCACTTATGCCTGGCCCACCTATGTCTAACCCACTTATGCCTGGCCCACCTATGTCTAACCCACTTATGCCTGGCCCACCTATGTCAGGTGTGCCCATAACGGGGGCATCCATGCCGGGGACAACCATGCCAGGGGTGCCTGGCTCCCTGCCCACTTCCATGCAGCCGTTTCCCTTGGCGTTTGATGCCACTCCTGCGCCCGTGAGCCTGTATAACCAGCCACCCCTGCAGCCAGCGTTTGTACCCATGCAGGCCTACATGCCCGCCCTGGCCAACAGCATGGTGTACTCCAACGCCAGTGTGCCTGTGGTGGGCATCACGCCTTCCCAGATGGTGGCTAATGTCTTCTGCACGGCAGGCGGCTCTACCGGCGGGCCTTCCATGGGCATGTGCACAGGGCCCAAAATGGGCACGCTCACCGGCGGGCACCGCCACTCTTTCTCCGGCCAGCCGGGCGGGTTCCCTATGCCACCCTTCGGAGCTCATCCCACCGTCAACGGCCTCCCCCACAACATTCCCACCTCCCCCGCCACCATCATGCAGAACGGCaccagcagcaatagcagcagctgGCCACCGGAGGGCGCACAGCAGGCCAACCCGCCCCCAGCCAATGCCCAGGAGGTTGATCGCTTCGAGGCAAAGTGGGCCGCGCTGGAGACCAAATTGCAACCCAAGGCGGCGCCCAACCCTTTCTCCAATGACTTGCAAAAGACCTTTGAGATCGAGCTTTAA
- the LOC115141634 gene encoding numb-like protein isoform X2, translated as MNKLRQSLRRKKPTYVPEASRPHQWQADEEAVRKGKCNFPVRYLGLVEVEESRGMHVCEEAVKKLKISGKKTVKAVLWVSADGLRVVDDKTKDLIVDQTIEKVSFCAPDRNYDKAFSYICRDGTTRRWICHCFMALKDSGERMSHAVGCAFAACLERKQRREKECGVTASFDASRTSFVREGSFRVTSSSQQGGEREDIMKQLQDKKKEPPCTIPAIPPGTSSPPEGEASPVGQGVEHAIPRRHAPIEQLVRQGSFRGFPALSGKNSPFKRQLSLRLNDLPSNLQRKTADFQSKNPVPEMDLSVCGEADNSINALCSQINHSFTRPSEELFSNPTPNGLPGCTVPPAIPPPPAPLQATSSWVQAEPPVQSPVHSGHRRTPSEAERWLEEVAQAVKAQQQTPNLPPPPIQPTPAIPGPPMSNAAMSVPPMSNPLMPGPPMSNPLMPGPPMSNPLMPGPPMSNPLMPGPPMSGVPITGASMPGTTMPGVPGSLPTSMQPFPLAFDATPAPVSLYNQPPLQPAFVPMQAYMPALANSMVYSNASVPVVGITPSQMVANVFCTAGGSTGGPSMGMCTGPKMGTLTGGHRHSFSGQPGGFPMPPFGAHPTVNGLPHNIPTSPATIMQNGTSSNSSSWPPEGAQQANPPPANAQEVDRFEAKWAALETKLQPKAAPNPFSNDLQKTFEIEL; from the exons gaggtggaggaatcCAGAGGGATGCATGTGTGCGAGGAGGCTGTGAAAAAGCTCAAAATT aGTGGGAAGAAGACAGTGAAAGCAGTTCTGTGGGTGTCCGCAGATGGTCTCAGAGTGGTGGATGACAAAACCAAG GACCTCATCGTAGACCAGACCATTGAGAAGGTGTCCTTCTGCGCGCCCGACCGCAATTATGACAAGGCTTTCTCCTACATCTGCCGTGACGGCACCACGCGCCGCTGGATCTGCCACTGCTTCATGGCCCTGAAGGACtcg GGCGAGCGTATGAGCCACGCCGTGGGCTGTGCCTTCGCCGCCTGTCTGGAGAGGAAGCAGCGGCGCGAGAAGGAGTGCGGCGTCACAGCCTCGTTCGACGCCAGCCGCACCTCCTTCGTGCGCGAGGGCTCGTTCCGCGTGACGTCGTCCAGCCAGCAGGGTGGCGAGCGCGAGGACATCATGAAGCAGCTGCAGGACAAGAAGAAAG AGCCCCCGTGTACCATCCCAGCCATCCCCCCTGGCACCTCCTCACCCCCTGAGGGCGAGGCCTCGCCCGTGGGGCAGGGGGTGGAGCACGCAATCCCGCGGCGCCACGCGCCCATTGAGCAGCTGGTGCGGCAGGGCTCCTTCCGGGGCTTCCCGGCCCTCAGCGGGAAGAACTCGCCGTTCAAGAGGCAGCTCTCGCTGCGCCTCAACGACCTGCCTTCCAACCTGCAGCGCAAGACCGCCGACTTCCAGAGCAAGAACCCAG TCCCAGAGAtggatctgtctgtgtgtggcgAGGCAGACAACAGCATCAACGCTCTGTGCAGCCAGATCAACCATTCCTTCACCAGGCCCTCTGAGGAACTCTTCTCCAACCCCACCCCCAACGGCCTGCCAGGCTGCACTGTGCCCCCAGCCATCCCCCCTCCACCCGCCCCCCTGCAAG CCACGTCCTCCTGGGTGCAGGCGGAGCCCCCGGTCCAGTCCCCTGTCCACAGTGGACACAGGAGGACGCCCTCCGAGGCTGAGCGCTGGCTGGAGGAGGTGGCCCAGGCCGTCAAGGCCCAGCAACAGACCCCCAACCTTCCCCCGCCACCCATCCAGCCCACCCCTGCCATTCCAGGGCCACCCATGTCAAACGCAGCTATGTCTGTGCCACCTATGTCTAACCCACTTATGCCTGGCCCACCTATGTCTAACCCACTTATGCCTGGCCCACCTATGTCTAACCCACTTATGCCTGGCCCACCTATGTCTAACCCACTTATGCCTGGCCCACCTATGTCAGGTGTGCCCATAACGGGGGCATCCATGCCGGGGACAACCATGCCAGGGGTGCCTGGCTCCCTGCCCACTTCCATGCAGCCGTTTCCCTTGGCGTTTGATGCCACTCCTGCGCCCGTGAGCCTGTATAACCAGCCACCCCTGCAGCCAGCGTTTGTACCCATGCAGGCCTACATGCCCGCCCTGGCCAACAGCATGGTGTACTCCAACGCCAGTGTGCCTGTGGTGGGCATCACGCCTTCCCAGATGGTGGCTAATGTCTTCTGCACGGCAGGCGGCTCTACCGGCGGGCCTTCCATGGGCATGTGCACAGGGCCCAAAATGGGCACGCTCACCGGCGGGCACCGCCACTCTTTCTCCGGCCAGCCGGGCGGGTTCCCTATGCCACCCTTCGGAGCTCATCCCACCGTCAACGGCCTCCCCCACAACATTCCCACCTCCCCCGCCACCATCATGCAGAACGGCaccagcagcaatagcagcagctgGCCACCGGAGGGCGCACAGCAGGCCAACCCGCCCCCAGCCAATGCCCAGGAGGTTGATCGCTTCGAGGCAAAGTGGGCCGCGCTGGAGACCAAATTGCAACCCAAGGCGGCGCCCAACCCTTTCTCCAATGACTTGCAAAAGACCTTTGAGATCGAGCTTTAA